A genome region from Cutaneotrichosporon cavernicola HIS019 DNA, chromosome: 5 includes the following:
- a CDS encoding uncharacterized protein (Isochorismatase family), whose translation MGKTALIIVDVQGDFLPPDGSLMVPAGLLVAPTILDLLKDQKYNWDYVVVSQDYHPTGHISFASSHPGHKVFSDIELKDGRGILYEQKLWPDHCVQGTKGCEIAPELVAKLSKRGDTVKLVRKGWHKDVEAYSAFDGYMTDFNNPADPPTEIDYQPQRKIVQWLREQGVTKVVVTGLAAELCVSHTALSAVASRFQTAVLQPATRALEDRDAEEQWDKLCAVGARVIGRSNRPRTLRWEDELKQWLAAEDAGAWPDWKKKNGSA comes from the exons ATGGGCAAGACTGCACtcatcatcgtcgacgtccaggGCGACTTCCTCCCGCCCGACGGGTCCCTCATGGTCCCTGCCGGCCTCCTTGTCGCCCCCACcatccttgacctcctcaaAGACCAGAAGTACAACTGGGACTatgtcgtcgtctcccAG GACTACCACCCCACCGGACACATCTCGTTCGCATCCAGCCATCCCGGCCACAAGGTCTTTTCCGATATCGAACTCAAGGACGGTCGCGGTATTCTGTACGAGCAGAAGCTCTGGCCCGACCACTGTGTACAGGGTACCAAGGGGTGTGAGATTGcgcccgagctcgttgCCAAGCTTTCCAAACGTGGCGACACCGTCAAGCTTGTCCGTAAG ggCTGGCacaaggacgtcgaggcgtACTCGGCGTTCGACGGCTACATGACCGACTTCAACAACCCCGCCGACCCTCCCACCGAGATCGACTACCAGCCTCAGCGCAAGATTGTCCAGTGGCTCCGTGAGCAAGGCGTGACCAAGGTCGTTGTGACCGGGCTCGCGGCTGAGCTTTG CGTCTCGCACACGGCCCTTTCGGCCGTTGCCTCGCGTTTCCAGACGGCCGTTCTCCAGCCCGCCACCCGTGCTCTGGAGGACCGTGATGCCGAGGAACAGTGGGACAAGCTCTGTGCGGTCGGTGCGCGTGTCATTGGGCGTTCGAACCGTCCCCGCACGTTGCggtgggaggacgagctcaagcagtggctcgcggccgaggacgccggCGCCTGGCCCGActggaagaagaagaacggCTCGGCTTGA